In the genome of Myxococcus stipitatus, one region contains:
- the tsaB gene encoding tRNA (adenosine(37)-N6)-threonylcarbamoyltransferase complex dimerization subunit type 1 TsaB gives MFLSLDTSTLTMSLALVERGPDGVRAVEHLVVPPPVKQSEALPGVVGELLARHDTRLADLEGLVVGLGPGSFTGLRIGLATVKSLAYAAKLKVAGASSLAALALEGPEDVPLYCLAVARKDDLYLGAYVRRGGAVEALEPETAMSPQEVAARMAAEPRALALGPALVGYHAALVSHGVAPERLLSGHDFPSAVALARLARFPEEFSLQALFAMEPHYVRASEPERNPKFPPLPGPTPTARLKDD, from the coding sequence ATGTTTCTCTCGCTGGACACCTCGACGTTGACGATGTCGCTGGCCCTGGTGGAGCGCGGGCCGGACGGCGTGCGCGCCGTGGAGCACCTGGTGGTGCCCCCGCCCGTCAAGCAGAGCGAAGCGCTGCCGGGAGTCGTCGGTGAGCTGCTGGCCCGACACGACACGCGGCTGGCGGACCTGGAGGGCCTGGTGGTGGGCCTGGGGCCGGGCTCCTTCACGGGCTTGCGCATCGGCCTCGCCACGGTGAAGTCGCTGGCGTACGCGGCGAAGCTCAAGGTGGCGGGGGCGTCATCGCTGGCTGCCCTCGCGCTGGAGGGCCCGGAGGACGTTCCGCTCTACTGCCTCGCGGTGGCGCGCAAGGACGACCTGTACCTGGGCGCCTACGTCCGGCGGGGTGGGGCGGTGGAGGCGCTGGAGCCGGAGACGGCCATGTCGCCCCAGGAAGTGGCGGCGCGGATGGCCGCGGAGCCTCGCGCGCTGGCGCTGGGGCCGGCGCTGGTGGGCTACCACGCGGCGCTGGTGTCGCACGGGGTGGCGCCCGAGCGGCTCCTCTCGGGGCATGACTTCCCCTCGGCGGTGGCGCTGGCGCGGCTGGCGCGCTTCCCAGAGGAGTTCTCGCTCCAGGCGCTCTTCGCCATGGAGCCGCACTACGTGCGCGCCTCCGAGCCGGAGCGCAATCCGAAGTTCCCTCCGCTGCCGGGGCCCACGCCCACGGCGCGCTTGAAGGACGACTGA
- a CDS encoding aspartate-semialdehyde dehydrogenase — MKDDLQIAVVGATGVVGREVLAGLYARDVPAENVRAFGSERSKGLEVEYGEDSLEVERATADAFRGVGLVLLATPGEVSRTLAPAAQAAGAWVVDVSPAFRGDGNVPLVLPGFNTESLSTVTKGRVVCLPGAVTTAAVHVVEPLRRAFGVARAQVTAMMGVSSAGVRGVAELEKQTADLMSGREPEPHAFPHRVGFNLVPQVGGFMVGSPWTEEEAGWTLEAARLFAGRGEAPVLAGTAVQVPSFYGHGLVINVQLKKAGPVEQVRAALKTSPSLKVLDAPGERVYPMPMLVTSDPAVHVGRVRAFPQSPEWVTLFAAIDNATRGAALNLVETGLKLAERERAA; from the coding sequence ATGAAAGACGATTTGCAGATTGCCGTGGTGGGTGCCACCGGCGTGGTGGGCCGTGAAGTGCTGGCGGGGCTGTACGCGCGCGACGTGCCCGCGGAGAACGTGAGGGCCTTCGGCTCGGAGCGCTCGAAGGGGCTGGAGGTGGAGTACGGCGAGGACTCGCTGGAGGTGGAGCGCGCCACGGCCGACGCCTTCCGGGGTGTGGGGCTGGTGCTGCTGGCGACGCCGGGCGAGGTGTCTCGCACGCTGGCTCCCGCGGCCCAGGCCGCGGGGGCGTGGGTGGTGGACGTCAGCCCCGCGTTCCGGGGCGATGGCAACGTCCCGCTGGTGCTGCCGGGCTTCAACACCGAGTCGCTGAGCACTGTCACGAAGGGCCGCGTGGTGTGCCTGCCGGGCGCGGTCACCACGGCCGCGGTGCACGTGGTGGAGCCGCTGCGCCGGGCCTTTGGCGTGGCGCGTGCGCAGGTGACGGCGATGATGGGCGTGTCCAGCGCGGGCGTGCGCGGCGTGGCGGAGCTGGAGAAGCAGACGGCGGACCTGATGTCCGGGCGCGAGCCGGAGCCGCATGCCTTCCCGCACCGGGTGGGCTTCAACCTGGTGCCGCAGGTGGGCGGCTTCATGGTGGGCTCGCCGTGGACGGAGGAGGAGGCGGGCTGGACGCTGGAGGCGGCGCGGCTGTTCGCGGGTCGGGGCGAGGCCCCCGTCCTCGCGGGCACGGCGGTGCAGGTGCCCAGCTTCTACGGGCACGGGCTGGTCATCAACGTGCAGCTCAAGAAGGCGGGCCCGGTGGAGCAGGTGAGGGCCGCGCTGAAGACGTCCCCCTCGCTCAAGGTGCTGGATGCGCCGGGGGAGCGCGTCTACCCCATGCCCATGCTCGTCACGTCGGACCCCGCGGTCCATGTGGGCCGGGTGCGCGCCTTCCCGCAGTCCCCGGAGTGGGTGACGCTCTTCGCCGCCATCGACAACGCCACCCGGGGCGCCGCGCTCAACCTGGTGGAGACCGGGTTGAAGCTGGCCGAGCGGGAGCGGGCTGCCTGA